A single genomic interval of Zobellia nedashkovskayae harbors:
- a CDS encoding SusC/RagA family TonB-linked outer membrane protein gives MNFKSQLTLIALLCFNISLFAQDGYTLTGTVSDDTNVPVPGASVIIQNTTTGTSTDFDGNYSIEVTNGDVLEISSLGFSTKIVTVDGQETLNVILATDASLLEEVVVVGYGARKKSDITGSVSSVKSEELNAYPVLNAEQALQGRAAGVVVQSNNGGEPGAPISIKIRGNTSINASSAPLIVVDGFVGASMPQANDIESMEVLKDASATAIYGSRGSNGVVLVTTKKGKSGRLTIEANTTYAIQNISNRLDLLNADEFANYQNQIRTNNGVTTPYAQGPANTDWQDLIYTTGSTSNQQVSFSGGSDKINFYASANYFKQDGIIVNSDFERLTFLSNVDAQVTDKLKLGMNLFGSRGTKNGSATQSNGSVSAGGDDVITLALRYAPDQPVYNADGSFTFGNTVGDPVDNPFAVATARIDETKTDNFRANFYANYEILEGLTFKTTFGLSTENQTRGIYLPSLLTQTAGGDSGRASVESDKETSLLSENYLTYTKEIGKGNLTLLGGYSYQKTVSENFYSEATGFISDAFSYYGLGSATNILQPDASKSEVEIQSQFGRINYDFDDKYLLTATVRRDGASNFAENEKYAIFPSAALGWKLSNENFLKDNKTFSNVKLRASYGVTGNPSIGAYESLARLETLYASSNGQTVSAVTPEQPSNPDLKWESSYQTNFGLDLGFANNRITLSLDYYTIDTKDLILTDNSITEYLGFSGDDILANVGEINNRGLEIALSTKNIVKEDFRWTTDFNIAFNKNEVRSLVNDADLFFDATPSYFSHDRSYVLRVGEEVGLFWGYDYAGVYQGGAAPAGTAPLSGGVAGDPLFADLDNSGDITEDDRTTIGNPNADYTWGLTNNFSYKNLDLSIFFQGSQGGDIFNLTNVQLTNGDANTTRDYYNNAWTSTNTNTNQPRVGNNSNREISSRFVEDGSYIRLKNISLGYTIPSDIVEKLGIDMLRLSLSAQNLLTFTDYSGLDPEVSYYGSNGDNNTSANTAQGFDFGNYPTVRSFNIGVNLKF, from the coding sequence ATGAATTTTAAATCTCAACTAACACTTATAGCGTTATTGTGTTTCAACATATCGCTATTTGCACAAGACGGTTACACTTTGACCGGTACCGTATCTGATGATACAAATGTACCTGTTCCTGGGGCTAGTGTAATTATTCAAAACACAACAACAGGAACCTCTACCGATTTTGATGGTAATTATTCTATTGAAGTTACTAATGGCGATGTATTGGAAATTTCATCGCTAGGTTTTTCCACAAAAATAGTTACTGTAGATGGTCAAGAAACTCTTAATGTTATTCTTGCTACAGACGCAAGCCTTCTTGAAGAAGTTGTAGTAGTAGGATATGGTGCTCGAAAAAAGAGTGACATTACAGGTTCTGTATCATCTGTAAAATCTGAAGAACTAAACGCATACCCTGTATTAAATGCTGAGCAAGCACTTCAAGGGCGTGCAGCAGGTGTAGTTGTACAGTCTAATAACGGTGGTGAGCCAGGAGCTCCTATCAGTATTAAAATTAGAGGTAACACATCAATTAATGCAAGTAGTGCCCCATTAATAGTTGTTGATGGTTTCGTTGGTGCTTCCATGCCACAGGCAAATGACATTGAGTCTATGGAAGTTTTAAAAGATGCTTCTGCAACAGCAATATATGGTTCTAGGGGTTCCAATGGTGTAGTATTGGTAACTACTAAAAAAGGTAAAAGTGGCAGATTAACTATTGAAGCCAATACGACTTACGCTATTCAAAACATTTCAAATAGACTAGATTTATTGAATGCCGATGAATTTGCTAATTATCAAAATCAGATAAGGACTAACAATGGCGTTACTACTCCTTATGCACAAGGACCTGCAAACACAGACTGGCAGGACTTAATTTACACAACTGGTAGCACATCTAATCAACAAGTTTCTTTTTCAGGTGGAAGTGATAAAATAAATTTTTATGCTTCTGCAAACTATTTTAAACAAGATGGTATTATAGTTAATTCAGATTTTGAAAGATTAACTTTTCTGTCTAACGTTGATGCTCAAGTAACAGACAAACTGAAATTGGGAATGAACCTTTTTGGTAGTAGAGGAACTAAAAATGGTTCAGCTACTCAATCAAACGGTTCTGTTTCTGCAGGTGGAGATGATGTAATTACTTTAGCATTGAGATATGCTCCGGATCAACCTGTATATAATGCAGATGGGAGTTTCACATTTGGTAATACTGTTGGTGACCCGGTTGATAATCCATTCGCAGTTGCTACAGCAAGAATAGACGAAACTAAAACAGATAATTTTAGAGCAAATTTTTATGCGAATTATGAAATTTTAGAAGGTCTTACTTTTAAAACTACATTTGGTTTAAGTACGGAAAATCAAACTAGAGGAATTTACCTGCCATCATTATTGACTCAGACAGCTGGTGGAGATAGCGGTAGAGCTAGTGTTGAGAGCGATAAAGAAACTAGTCTTTTAAGTGAAAACTATTTAACCTATACTAAGGAAATAGGAAAAGGAAACTTAACCTTATTAGGTGGTTATTCTTATCAAAAAACTGTTTCAGAAAACTTTTATTCAGAAGCAACAGGTTTTATTTCTGATGCTTTTTCTTACTATGGTTTAGGTTCGGCTACAAATATATTACAACCAGATGCTTCAAAATCAGAAGTAGAAATTCAATCTCAATTCGGGAGGATTAACTATGATTTTGATGATAAATATTTACTAACAGCTACTGTCAGAAGAGATGGTGCATCTAACTTTGCAGAAAATGAAAAATATGCTATTTTTCCATCTGCAGCTTTAGGTTGGAAATTATCAAATGAAAACTTTCTTAAAGACAATAAAACATTTTCTAATGTAAAATTAAGAGCCAGTTATGGTGTGACCGGTAACCCATCAATTGGCGCTTATGAGTCTTTAGCAAGGCTTGAAACGCTTTACGCCTCTAGTAATGGGCAAACTGTAAGTGCAGTTACACCGGAACAACCTTCCAACCCAGATTTAAAATGGGAATCTTCTTATCAAACAAACTTTGGTCTTGATTTAGGTTTTGCCAATAATAGAATTACGCTTTCATTAGACTACTACACTATTGATACTAAAGACCTAATATTAACGGACAATAGTATAACTGAATACTTAGGTTTTTCGGGTGATGATATCTTAGCCAACGTTGGTGAGATAAACAACAGAGGTTTGGAGATAGCTTTGAGTACTAAAAATATTGTGAAAGAAGACTTTAGATGGACTACAGACTTCAATATAGCTTTTAACAAAAATGAAGTTAGAAGTTTGGTAAACGACGCAGATTTATTCTTCGATGCTACACCAAGTTATTTTAGCCATGATAGAAGTTATGTTCTGAGAGTAGGTGAAGAAGTTGGTCTTTTTTGGGGATATGATTACGCAGGCGTATACCAAGGAGGTGCAGCACCAGCAGGAACAGCTCCTTTATCAGGAGGTGTAGCAGGTGACCCATTATTCGCTGATTTAGATAATAGCGGTGACATTACTGAAGACGATAGAACTACTATAGGAAACCCAAATGCAGACTATACTTGGGGTCTTACGAACAACTTTAGCTATAAAAATTTAGATTTAAGTATCTTTTTTCAAGGTTCACAGGGAGGCGATATTTTCAACTTGACTAATGTACAGTTGACTAATGGAGATGCAAATACTACTAGAGACTATTACAATAACGCTTGGACATCTACAAATACTAATACAAATCAGCCACGTGTAGGAAATAATAGTAATAGAGAAATTTCTTCTCGCTTTGTTGAAGATGGAAGTTATATTAGACTAAAAAACATATCATTAGGATATACAATACCATCCGATATTGTAGAGAAATTAGGTATTGATATGCTTAGATTATCTTTAAGTGCACAGAACTTATTGACTTTCACAGATTATTCAGGATTAGATCCAGAAGTTAGTTATTACGGTTCTAATGGTGATAATAATACATCTGCTAATACTGCCCAAGGTTTTGATTTTGGAAATTACCCAACTGTAAGATCCTTTAACATAGGGGTTAATTTGAAGTTTTAA
- a CDS encoding LacI family DNA-binding transcriptional regulator, with translation MNKKKTTLKDIANILEISTAAVSKALQDDSRISSKTKEAVKKVAKDLNYQPNHLASALRKGKSNLVGVIVPRTNSNFFSSVVQNMEEVLNKAGYNIIITQSNESYKKECDSIDTLLFTQVDGIIASMANETTDLDYYEKIKSRGIPLILFDRGENDLNVDYIGIDDYASSHMIVEHLVEQGCKRIAHIGGYQRTRIFNNRIRGYKDAIKKHGLPLDSELLLESSLTQEDGRLKMEQLLSLKTRPDAVYIAGDYAALGALQVLKENAIKVPNEIALVGFGNEPFTAMVSPPITSIEQHSAEIGRLAAQTFLEHVSSPDVKQSLNKKILDAELIVRDSSNKKAFLN, from the coding sequence TTGAATAAAAAAAAGACCACATTAAAAGATATCGCAAATATCTTGGAAATATCTACCGCTGCCGTTTCAAAGGCGTTGCAGGATGACTCTAGAATTAGTTCAAAAACCAAAGAGGCTGTAAAGAAAGTAGCTAAGGATTTGAATTATCAGCCAAATCATTTGGCAAGCGCATTGCGTAAGGGAAAGAGTAACCTGGTAGGTGTTATTGTGCCTAGAACAAATAGTAATTTCTTCTCTTCAGTAGTTCAAAATATGGAGGAGGTTTTAAATAAGGCGGGCTATAATATTATAATCACACAATCTAATGAATCGTACAAAAAGGAATGTGACAGTATAGATACCCTATTGTTTACGCAAGTTGATGGTATTATTGCTTCTATGGCCAATGAAACTACGGACCTAGATTATTACGAAAAAATTAAATCCAGAGGTATTCCATTAATACTATTTGACCGAGGAGAGAATGATTTAAATGTAGATTATATTGGTATTGATGACTATGCTAGTAGTCATATGATTGTTGAACATCTGGTTGAACAGGGGTGTAAAAGAATAGCACATATTGGTGGATACCAGCGTACCAGAATATTCAATAATAGAATTAGAGGGTATAAGGATGCTATTAAAAAACACGGTTTACCATTGGATAGCGAACTTTTATTGGAAAGTAGTCTAACACAGGAAGATGGCCGTCTAAAAATGGAACAATTACTTTCGTTAAAGACGAGACCGGATGCGGTTTATATTGCTGGCGATTATGCCGCACTAGGAGCATTACAGGTCTTGAAGGAAAATGCTATTAAAGTTCCCAATGAAATAGCTCTGGTAGGTTTTGGGAACGAACCTTTTACTGCAATGGTCTCCCCGCCAATTACAAGTATTGAACAGCATAGTGCGGAAATAGGAAGATTGGCCGCACAAACATTTTTAGAACATGTTAGCTCACCTGATGTTAAGCAGTCTTTAAATAAAAAAATCCTAGATGCCGAGTTGATTGTCAGGGATTCTTCAAATAAAAAAGCCTTTCTTAATTAA
- a CDS encoding MFS transporter, which produces MKLKGLRWWVIGLIALATVINYIDRQALPVLWPDIAEDLYPDKTPDERKEIYAFISTLFIFSYAFGQSIFGKIFDKYGTRIGFALSIGFWSIATGLHAFAKGIFTLSIFRSLLGVSEAGNWPGAAKANAEWFPTKERAFAQGLFNSGAAIGGIIAFPTIGLLSVYFSWNWIFILVGVTGLLWLIPWWILVKSPPKNHPWISDEERTYILTGQKNQDKDEDGEPDDGYNPETGKMLKHKESWGVILASAALDPIWWLFIFWIPIYLNEVYGMDVKSIGFYAWVPYVGAMLGAWFGGLLAQNRIKAGWTVNKTRKFVITLGCVIMLPFLLLMANPGGPETAVVYMALILFGFQTAIGNVQTLPSDLFGGKTVGTLSGFAGTAAKLGAFGLTALVPWLTSGGNYTPAFVIGAALALITMASVWFLIPNISPLKSKN; this is translated from the coding sequence ATGAAATTGAAAGGATTAAGATGGTGGGTTATAGGTTTAATTGCCTTAGCTACCGTTATCAATTATATTGATCGACAAGCATTACCCGTTCTATGGCCAGACATTGCTGAGGATTTATATCCAGATAAAACGCCTGACGAACGAAAAGAAATTTATGCATTTATCTCCACACTATTTATCTTTTCTTACGCATTTGGTCAGTCCATTTTCGGAAAGATATTTGACAAATACGGAACAAGAATAGGTTTTGCGCTTTCCATTGGTTTTTGGTCCATTGCAACGGGATTACATGCTTTTGCTAAAGGAATATTTACGTTAAGTATTTTCCGTTCTTTATTAGGGGTTTCCGAAGCCGGTAACTGGCCTGGAGCAGCCAAAGCCAATGCAGAATGGTTTCCTACAAAAGAAAGAGCCTTTGCACAAGGACTTTTCAATTCTGGTGCAGCTATTGGAGGTATCATTGCCTTTCCTACTATTGGATTACTATCTGTCTATTTTAGTTGGAACTGGATTTTTATATTAGTAGGTGTAACAGGTTTACTATGGCTTATTCCCTGGTGGATTTTAGTAAAATCTCCACCTAAAAACCACCCTTGGATTTCAGATGAAGAACGCACGTACATCTTAACGGGACAGAAGAACCAAGATAAAGATGAAGATGGAGAACCAGATGATGGTTACAATCCAGAAACTGGAAAGATGCTAAAGCATAAAGAAAGTTGGGGAGTTATTCTAGCATCTGCTGCCCTTGACCCTATTTGGTGGTTGTTTATTTTTTGGATCCCAATTTACTTAAACGAGGTATATGGAATGGATGTAAAATCTATAGGTTTTTATGCCTGGGTGCCTTATGTTGGTGCCATGCTAGGAGCTTGGTTTGGCGGGCTATTAGCACAAAACCGTATTAAAGCGGGCTGGACAGTGAACAAAACACGAAAGTTTGTAATTACCCTTGGATGTGTAATTATGCTACCTTTCTTACTGTTAATGGCTAATCCTGGTGGACCAGAAACAGCCGTGGTATATATGGCACTTATTTTATTTGGTTTTCAAACAGCTATTGGAAATGTTCAAACCCTACCGAGTGATTTATTCGGCGGAAAAACAGTAGGTACACTTTCTGGTTTTGCTGGTACGGCTGCTAAATTAGGAGCATTTGGATTGACAGCATTAGTACCTTGGCTTACGTCAGGAGGTAATTATACGCCAGCGTTTGTAATTGGTGCTGCCTTAGCTCTAATTACAATGGCAAGTGTTTGGTTTTTAATTCCAAATATTTCGCCGCTAAAAAGTAAAAATTAA
- a CDS encoding sugar kinase → MKKVVTFGEIMLRLAPPGFLRFSQTNTFDVVYGGGESNVAVSLANYGVPVDFVTRLPKNDIGDCALMEMRKRGVGTDKIVYGGDRLGIYFLETGAVSRGSKVVYDRAHSAIAEIESGMIDWDAVFEGVEWFHWTGITPAISQGAADVCLEAVKAASAKGITISTDLNYRAKLWNYGGDREAIMTELTSYCDIILGNEEDAEKHFGIHPEGLDVHKDGADVKAEAFLSVCKQMMKKFPKAKKVITTLRGSISASHNTWAGVLWDGTKMFETRQYQITDIVDRVGGGDSFMGGLIYGLLKYPEDDQNALDFAVAASCLKHTIKGDANLATVSEVEKLMGGDASGRVAR, encoded by the coding sequence ATGAAAAAAGTAGTAACCTTTGGAGAGATAATGTTGCGTTTAGCACCTCCTGGATTTTTGAGATTTTCACAAACTAATACTTTTGATGTTGTTTACGGCGGCGGTGAGTCCAACGTAGCGGTATCATTGGCAAATTACGGCGTTCCCGTAGATTTCGTGACGCGTTTACCAAAGAATGATATTGGTGACTGTGCGTTAATGGAAATGCGCAAAAGAGGCGTAGGAACAGACAAAATAGTTTATGGTGGTGACCGTCTAGGTATTTATTTTCTAGAAACTGGTGCTGTATCTCGTGGATCCAAAGTAGTTTATGACCGTGCACATTCTGCTATTGCGGAAATTGAATCGGGAATGATTGATTGGGATGCTGTTTTTGAAGGTGTAGAATGGTTTCATTGGACCGGTATTACTCCTGCCATCTCACAAGGTGCTGCAGATGTTTGTTTGGAAGCTGTTAAAGCTGCCAGCGCAAAAGGTATTACTATTTCTACCGATTTAAATTACAGAGCTAAGCTTTGGAATTACGGTGGCGATAGAGAAGCTATTATGACTGAACTTACTTCTTATTGTGATATCATCCTTGGTAACGAAGAAGATGCTGAAAAGCACTTTGGTATTCACCCAGAAGGTTTGGATGTTCATAAAGATGGTGCTGATGTTAAGGCCGAAGCTTTCTTATCTGTATGTAAGCAGATGATGAAGAAATTCCCTAAAGCTAAAAAAGTAATTACAACCTTAAGAGGTTCTATTTCTGCATCGCACAACACATGGGCTGGTGTATTATGGGATGGTACTAAAATGTTCGAGACGCGTCAGTATCAAATTACAGATATCGTTGATCGTGTTGGTGGTGGTGATTCTTTCATGGGTGGATTAATCTACGGATTATTAAAATACCCAGAAGATGACCAAAACGCATTGGATTTTGCTGTAGCTGCATCTTGTTTAAAACATACTATAAAAGGTGATGCCAACTTAGCAACGGTTAGCGAAGTAGAAAAACTAATGGGTGGTGACGCCTCTGGAAGAGTAGCTCGTTAA
- a CDS encoding RagB/SusD family nutrient uptake outer membrane protein translates to MKTYKLLLLLIGFSIMGCSDLEEEPVGLLAVDGFFETTTNIQTAVDGSLTHAINEKFWGRKLSIALMLRSDMVSLASNETRRVEMNEFTTLGSNGMISEFWPRTYQGIAAANGAIAGAEDVDVADEIKNPITAQAYFARAFYYFHLVRLFGDVPYIDEPIIDVDAMTSISRTPAAEVYEKIIADLEYAKTWLPTTVTSRAIPSKAAASSYLALVYLTMEEWQNASDEAKEVINNAGTYGLALDEDFQNLFNAEEIDASPEPIFSLDYNNFEADDNAYDQIAPMTGIRGDDRNLGGGWSVAVPTLEVYTTWNQDDYRRAVSMDDEVSIGGTVVDYTQFDISGHEFAKNNPYIAKYTRFPEPFARANARATSHNYSMIRYAEVLLIAAEAAVELGDNASALNYINQVRARARKGGVTGTGAGVEVVVDPSAEPADITGTVTIDDVLEERRLEFAFEGIRWYDIARRKIGAQVFNASGLEGEKPFFTVDDYLLPLPEDELERNPNLTQNPGY, encoded by the coding sequence ATGAAAACATATAAATTATTACTGTTATTGATTGGTTTTTCAATAATGGGTTGCTCAGATTTGGAAGAAGAACCTGTTGGTTTATTAGCAGTTGATGGTTTTTTTGAAACTACAACAAATATACAAACAGCAGTAGATGGATCTTTGACTCATGCTATCAACGAAAAGTTTTGGGGAAGAAAACTTTCTATAGCTTTAATGTTACGCTCTGATATGGTAAGTCTTGCCTCTAACGAAACAAGAAGAGTTGAGATGAATGAATTCACTACGCTCGGTAGTAATGGAATGATTAGTGAATTCTGGCCAAGAACATATCAAGGAATTGCTGCTGCAAACGGAGCCATTGCTGGTGCTGAAGATGTAGACGTTGCTGATGAAATCAAAAACCCGATAACTGCACAAGCTTATTTTGCAAGAGCTTTCTACTATTTTCATTTGGTAAGACTTTTTGGAGATGTGCCTTATATCGATGAGCCCATAATAGATGTTGATGCGATGACTTCTATAAGTAGAACTCCAGCAGCAGAAGTATATGAAAAAATCATTGCAGACTTAGAATATGCTAAAACCTGGTTGCCTACTACAGTAACATCAAGAGCTATACCTTCTAAAGCAGCAGCTAGCTCTTATTTAGCTTTGGTTTATTTAACGATGGAAGAATGGCAAAACGCTTCTGACGAAGCTAAAGAAGTGATAAATAATGCTGGAACTTATGGATTAGCTTTAGATGAAGATTTTCAAAACCTATTTAATGCCGAAGAAATAGACGCATCACCAGAACCTATTTTCTCTTTAGATTATAATAATTTTGAAGCGGATGATAATGCCTATGATCAAATAGCTCCAATGACGGGCATTAGAGGAGATGATAGAAACTTAGGAGGAGGCTGGTCAGTTGCAGTACCTACTCTTGAAGTATATACTACATGGAATCAAGATGATTACAGAAGAGCCGTAAGTATGGATGACGAAGTATCAATTGGCGGTACTGTAGTGGATTACACTCAATTTGATATCAGTGGACACGAATTCGCTAAGAACAACCCATATATCGCTAAATACACACGTTTTCCTGAGCCATTTGCTCGTGCAAATGCTAGAGCAACTAGTCATAATTATTCTATGATTCGTTACGCAGAAGTATTATTAATCGCAGCAGAAGCCGCTGTTGAATTAGGTGATAATGCCTCAGCTCTTAATTATATAAATCAAGTAAGAGCTAGAGCAAGAAAAGGTGGAGTAACAGGAACTGGTGCCGGTGTAGAGGTAGTTGTTGATCCTAGCGCCGAACCTGCAGATATTACAGGAACAGTTACTATTGATGATGTACTGGAAGAACGTAGATTAGAGTTTGCTTTTGAGGGCATAAGATGGTACGATATTGCTAGAAGAAAGATAGGCGCTCAAGTATTCAACGCCTCTGGATTAGAAGGCGAAAAGCCATTCTTTACTGTAGATGATTACTTATTACCATTACCTGAAGATGAGTTAGAAAGAAATCCAAACTTAACACAAAATCCAGGATACTAA
- a CDS encoding SDR family NAD(P)-dependent oxidoreductase: MKGKVAVITGATGGIGFAVAKRLGQDGFTVILNGIEDEAGAQRVKELTDEGITAEYYGFDVTKEDEVTANIKAIGEKYGKIDTLVNNAGGLGGRSRFEDMTTEFYRSVMALNLDSTFFASRAAIPYLKKGEDASIINYTSNAAWTAGGPGAGIYGTSKAGVHAITKGLAKDLAEYGIRVNAVSPGTIDTPFHAQIKATKPEVFASWANSIMLGRLGQPEDVAGVVSFLASKDAKFITAETIQIGGGQALGI; the protein is encoded by the coding sequence ATGAAAGGAAAAGTAGCAGTAATAACAGGAGCAACTGGAGGAATTGGATTTGCAGTTGCAAAAAGATTAGGACAAGATGGTTTCACCGTAATTTTGAACGGTATTGAAGATGAAGCTGGTGCTCAAAGAGTAAAGGAGCTTACCGATGAAGGTATCACTGCCGAGTATTACGGTTTTGATGTTACAAAGGAAGATGAAGTAACAGCAAACATTAAAGCAATTGGTGAGAAGTACGGAAAAATCGATACGCTTGTAAACAATGCTGGTGGTTTAGGTGGAAGATCAAGATTTGAAGATATGACTACAGAATTCTACAGATCTGTAATGGCTTTAAACCTTGACTCAACATTCTTTGCATCTAGAGCAGCAATTCCTTACCTTAAAAAAGGAGAAGATGCCTCTATCATTAACTATACTTCTAACGCAGCTTGGACAGCAGGTGGACCAGGAGCAGGAATCTACGGAACTTCCAAAGCGGGCGTTCATGCTATCACTAAAGGATTAGCAAAAGATTTAGCTGAATATGGTATTAGAGTAAATGCTGTGTCTCCAGGTACAATAGACACTCCGTTTCACGCACAGATCAAAGCAACTAAACCAGAGGTTTTCGCTTCATGGGCTAACAGCATTATGTTAGGTAGATTGGGTCAGCCAGAAGATGTAGCTGGTGTTGTATCTTTCTTAGCTAGCAAAGATGCTAAATTCATTACTGCTGAAACTATCCAAATTGGTGGTGGACAAGCTTTAGGAATCTAG
- a CDS encoding Nramp family divalent metal transporter — MENPVAKTSFIKKILALVLAFGPGIFAIGYTIGTGSVTSMIVAGSTYGMQLLWVLVLSCIFSGMLMYAYGNYALVTGETALYAFKKHIKWGKPIAILIILGVSFGQWNSLMGILGISANIIFEIFVIYFPSLVDHKYELVLTIAIVVIAVMYRFLLIGKYVFFEKILVIFVTIMGLSFFVSLFMVFPLPIEIAQGLIPSVPKVQGGSMMVAAFVGTTMAAATFLSRPLFVKGKGWTIKNLKQQKKDSIIAASLVFIISASVMAVACGALFHEGQPVTQVLDMVNTLEPVAGKFALTLFFFGTLSAGLSSIFPCLLIAPILLSDYQSGELDTTSKQFKIITGIACLFALIVPAFGANPIEMQIVSQVFNVFVLPLVILGIILLINNAKLMKNYKAKLPLNIGLFAALFFSCVISYNGVIALIEYF, encoded by the coding sequence ATGGAAAACCCAGTCGCTAAAACATCGTTCATTAAAAAAATTCTTGCTTTGGTCCTAGCTTTTGGCCCAGGAATTTTTGCTATTGGTTATACCATTGGTACCGGTAGTGTAACTTCTATGATTGTTGCTGGTAGTACGTATGGCATGCAATTATTATGGGTATTGGTTTTGAGTTGTATATTTTCTGGTATGCTTATGTATGCCTATGGCAATTACGCTTTGGTGACAGGCGAAACAGCACTATACGCTTTTAAAAAACATATTAAATGGGGCAAACCCATTGCCATTCTTATAATTTTAGGTGTATCATTTGGCCAATGGAACTCACTAATGGGTATTCTAGGGATTTCGGCTAATATCATTTTTGAGATTTTCGTTATATATTTTCCTTCGTTAGTTGATCACAAATATGAATTGGTCCTTACAATTGCCATTGTGGTAATTGCTGTTATGTATCGTTTTCTTCTCATAGGAAAGTATGTTTTCTTTGAAAAAATACTAGTGATTTTTGTAACCATCATGGGGCTTTCCTTCTTTGTTTCCCTCTTTATGGTTTTCCCTTTACCTATAGAAATTGCCCAAGGTCTTATACCCTCTGTTCCAAAAGTACAAGGTGGTAGTATGATGGTAGCGGCATTCGTTGGAACTACCATGGCAGCAGCCACTTTTCTTTCTCGTCCCCTTTTTGTAAAAGGAAAAGGATGGACTATAAAGAACTTAAAACAGCAAAAGAAAGATTCAATTATAGCTGCTTCACTTGTTTTCATTATTAGCGCTTCGGTAATGGCTGTGGCTTGTGGCGCATTGTTCCATGAAGGACAACCTGTAACCCAAGTATTGGATATGGTAAATACGCTTGAGCCGGTAGCCGGTAAATTTGCCCTTACACTTTTCTTTTTCGGAACTCTGAGTGCCGGACTTTCTTCTATTTTTCCATGCTTATTAATTGCCCCTATTTTACTTTCGGATTATCAATCTGGGGAGTTGGATACTACTTCAAAGCAGTTTAAAATCATAACAGGCATAGCTTGTTTGTTTGCTTTAATAGTTCCTGCTTTTGGTGCTAACCCAATAGAAATGCAAATTGTTTCTCAGGTTTTTAATGTCTTTGTGCTTCCGTTAGTGATACTTGGTATTATTCTACTCATCAACAATGCTAAGCTTATGAAGAATTATAAAGCCAAGCTTCCTCTAAATATAGGATTATTCGCTGCTTTATTTTTCTCTTGTGTTATTTCATATAATGGTGTTATAGCACTAATAGAATATTTCTAA
- a CDS encoding FadR/GntR family transcriptional regulator, with the protein MKLEILTKHENREIQNSIISKIRDLINYKNLEPGDKLPAERVLSEKFEVSRSSVREAIQKLEFYGILNSKPQSGTFISNIGQIAMNGMIDDILSLEEQDFKSLVETRILLELKTVRLAALRRTDEDLERIKSAFDAYKIKMIAGEDCLEEDLLFHLAVAAASKNSTMNTLMLLITPEIIVAYAKDPVCKGDVALSEVKKHEDIYMAILNQDPKLAKETMKVHFSKLYDYIYGEDRKIKLKKG; encoded by the coding sequence ATGAAATTAGAAATACTGACTAAGCACGAAAACAGAGAAATACAAAATAGTATTATTTCAAAAATTCGTGATCTCATTAATTATAAAAATCTTGAACCAGGTGATAAGTTACCTGCCGAGAGAGTACTATCTGAGAAATTTGAAGTCAGCAGAAGTAGTGTTCGTGAAGCAATCCAAAAACTGGAATTTTATGGAATATTAAATTCCAAACCGCAAAGCGGAACGTTTATTTCAAATATTGGTCAAATTGCCATGAATGGTATGATCGATGATATTCTAAGTTTAGAAGAACAAGATTTTAAATCACTAGTAGAAACACGTATTCTACTTGAACTAAAAACAGTAAGATTAGCCGCACTGAGAAGAACAGATGAGGATTTAGAACGAATTAAATCTGCTTTTGATGCTTATAAAATAAAGATGATTGCTGGTGAAGATTGTCTAGAAGAAGATTTGCTTTTTCATTTAGCAGTAGCAGCTGCAAGTAAGAATAGTACCATGAACACACTCATGCTACTAATAACGCCAGAGATTATAGTTGCTTATGCCAAAGACCCTGTCTGCAAAGGTGATGTAGCCTTATCAGAAGTCAAAAAGCATGAAGACATTTACATGGCTATTTTAAATCAAGACCCAAAATTAGCTAAAGAAACGATGAAGGTACACTTTAGTAAATTGTACGATTACATCTACGGTGAAGACCGAAAAATAAAATTAAAGAAAGGATAA